In Bacillota bacterium, the sequence TAGTCGCGATCGAAAATACCTGCCTCAATCATACTGTCTCCTTGGATTCGCAGCATAAATACCTCCTGGTCACGGACCAAATCTTGGGGAACAGGGAAGTAGTCTTCGATATTCTCGACAGCCAAAATCGGTTCTCCTGCGGTGACCCGACCGACTACCGGTACATTCACTACCGAACGATATATGCCGCTGTCTGGATAGATCCCTTCCTCGGTTTTTAAGATTTCAATAGCTCTCGGTTTAGTCGGATCTCGGCGGATATAGCCACGTTCCTCAAGTTTTCGCAAATGGGCGTGGACCGTCGAACTTGACGCTAAACCAACCGCTTCTCCAATTTCCCGGACGGATGGAGGATAGCCTTTAATTTGAACTTGTTCATAAATAAATCTAAGAATGCTTTTTTGCCGAGCACTTA encodes:
- the lexA gene encoding transcriptional repressor LexA; the protein is MKPLSARQKSILRFIYEQVQIKGYPPSVREIGEAVGLASSSTVHAHLRKLEERGYIRRDPTKPRAIEILKTEEGIYPDSGIYRSVVNVPVVGRVTAGEPILAVENIEDYFPVPQDLVRDQEVFMLRIQGDSMIEAGIFDRDYVLVEKTSAAKNGDIVVALVGDEEATVKRFFHEGTHVRLQPENSALAPIIVHEVMILGKVIGLFRSIK